One segment of Musa acuminata AAA Group cultivar baxijiao unplaced genomic scaffold, Cavendish_Baxijiao_AAA HiC_scaffold_726, whole genome shotgun sequence DNA contains the following:
- the LOC135663512 gene encoding DNA-directed RNA polymerase subunit beta, with the protein MLRNDGNEGMSTIPGFSQIQFEGFCRFINEGLTEEFHKFPKIEDTDQEIEFKLFVERYQLVEPLINERDAVYESLTYSSELYVPAGLIWKTGRDMQEQTVFIGNIPLMNSLGTFIVNGIYRIVINQILQSPGIYYRSELDHNGISVYTSTIISDWGGRSELEIDRKARIWARVSRKQKISILILSSAMGSNLREILDNVCYPEIFLSFPNDKEKKKIGSKENAILEFYQQFACVGGDPVFSESLCKELQKKFFQQRCELGRIGRRNMNRRLNLDIPQNNTFLLPRDVLAAADHLIGIKFGMGTLDDMNHLKNKRIRSIADLLQDQFGLALVRLENAVRGTICGAIRHKLIPTPQNLVTSTSLTTTYESFFGLHPLSQVLDRTNPLTQIVHGRKLSYLGPGGLTGRTASFRIRDIHPSHYGRICPIDTSEGINVGLIGSLAIHVRIGHWGSIESPFYEISERSKEAQIVYLSPNRDEYYMVAAGNSLALNRGIQEEQVVPARYRQEFLTIAWEQIHLRSIFPFQYFSIGASLIPFIEHNDANRALMSSNMQRQAVPLSQSERCIVGTGLERQTALDSGVSAIAEHEGKIIYTDPHKIILSSNGDTTISISIPLVIYQRSNKNTCMHQKPQVPRGKCIKKGQILADGAATVGGELALGKNVLVAYMPWEGYNSEDAVLISERLVYEDIYTSFHIRKYEIQTHVTSQGPERITKEIPHLEAHLLRNLDRNGVVMLGSWVETGDILVGKLTPQTANESSYAPEDRLLRAILGIQVSTAKETSLKLPIGGRGRVIDVRWIRKKGGSCYNSEMIRVYISQKREIKVGDKVAGRHGNKGIISKILPRQDMPYLQDGTPVDMVFNPLGVPSRMNVGQIFECSLGLAGDLLKRHYRIAPFDERYEQEASRKLVFSELYEASKQTKNPWVFEPEYPGKSRIFDGRTGNPFEQPVLIGKSYILKLIHQVDDKIHGRSSGHYALVTQQPLRGRAKQGGQRVGEMEVWALEGFGVAHILQEMLTYKSDHIRARQEVLGATIIGGRVSNPEDAPESFRLLVRELRSLALELNHFLVSEKNFQINRKEA; encoded by the coding sequence atgctccggaatgatggaaatgagggaatgtccacaatacctggatttagtcagatccaatttgagggattttgtaggttcattaatgagggcttgacggaagaatttcataagtttccaaaaattgaagatacagatcaagaaattgaatttaaattatttgtggaaagatatcaattggtagaacccttgataaacgaaagagatgctgtgtatgaatcactcacatattcttctgaattatatgtacccgcgggattaatttggaaaaccggtagagatatgcaagaacaaaccgtttttattggaaacattcccctaatgaattccctgggaacctttatagtaaatggaatatacagaattgtgatcaatcaaatattgcaaagtcctggtatttactaccgttcagaattggaccataacggaatttctgtctataccagcacaataatatcagattggggaggaagatcggaattagaaattgatagaaaagcaaggatatgggcccgtgtaagtaggaaacaaaaaatatctattctaattctatcatcagctatgggttcgaatctaagagaaattctagataatgtttgttaccctgaaattttcttgtctttcccgaatgataaggagaaaaaaaagattgggtcaaaagaaaatgctattttgGAATTTTATCAACAATTTGCTTGTGTAGGCGGGGATCCGGTATTTTCTGAGTCTTTATGTAAAGAATTACAAAAGAAATTTTTTCAACAAAGATGTGAATtaggaaggattggtcgacgaaaTATGAACCGGAGACTGAATCTTGATATACCTCAGAACAATACATTTTTATTACCACGAGATGTATTGGCTGCTGCGGATCATTTGATCGGAATTAAATTTGGAATGGGTACACTTGACGATATGAATCACTTGAAAAATAAACGGATTCGTTCTATAGCGGATCTGTTACAGGATCAATTCGGACTGGCTCTTGTTCGTTTAGAAAATGCGGTTCGAGGAACTATATGTGGAGCAATTCGGCATAAATTGATACCGACTCCTCAAAATTTGGTAACTTCAACTTCATTAACAACCACTTATGAATCGTTTTTTGGCCTACATCCTTTATCTCAAGTTTTGGATCGAACTAATCCATTGACACAAATCGTTCATGGGCGAAAATTGAGTTATTTGGGTCCTGGAGGATTGACGGGGCGAACTGCTAGTTTTCGGATACGAGATATTCATCCTAGCCACTATGGACGTATTTGTCCAATTGACACGTCCGAAGGAATCAATGTTGGACTTATTGGATCCTTAGCCATTCATGTGAGGATTGGCCATTGGGGATCTATAGAGAGTCCATTTTATGAAATATCTGAAAGATCAAAAGAGGCACAGATAGTTTATTTATCACCAAATAGAGATGAATATTATATGGTAGCAGCGGGAAATTCTTTGGCCTTGAATCGGGGTATTCAGGAAGAACAGGTTGTTCCAGCCCGATACCGTCAAGAGTTCCTGACTATTGCATGGGAACAGATTCATCTTAGAAGTATTTTTCCCTTCCAATATTTTTCTATTGGAGCTTCCCTCATTCCTTTTATCGAGCATAATGATGCGAATCGGGCTTTAATGAGTTCTAATATGCAGCGCCAAGCAGTTCCGCTTTCTCAGTCCGAGAGGTGCATTGTTGGAACTGGACTGGAACGCCAAACGGCTCTGGATTCGGGGGTTTCCGCTATAGCCGAACACGAGGGAAAGATCATTTATACTGACCCTCACAAGATCATTTTATCAAGTAATGGGGACACTACTATAAGTATAAGTATTCCATTAGTTATCTATCAACGTTCCAACAAAAATACTTGTATGCATCAAAAACCTCAGGTTCCGCGGGGTAAATGCattaaaaaaggacaaattttagCGGACGGTGCGGCTACAGTTGGGGGGGAACTTGCTTTAGGAAAAAACGTATTAGTAGCTTATATGCCATGGGAGGGTTACAATTCTGAAGACGCAGTACTAATTAGCGAACGTCTGGTATATGAAGATATTTATACTTCTTTTCACATCCGGAAATATGAAATTCAGACTCATGTGACAAGCCAAGGACCTGAAAGAATCACTAAGGAAATACCACATCTAGAGGCTCATTTACTCCGCAATTTAGACAGAAATGGAGTTGTGATGCTGGGATCTTGggtagaaacaggtgatattttaGTAGGTAAATTAACACCTCAGACAGCAAACGAATCGTCGTATGCTCCAGAGGATAGATTATTACGAGCCATACTTGGAATTCAGGTATCCACTGCAAAAGAAACTTCTCTAAAACTACCTATAGGCGGAAGAGGTCGCGTTATTGATGTGAGATGGATCCGGAAAAAGGGGGGTTCCTGTTATAATTCAGAAATGATTCGTGTATATATTTCACAGAAACGTGAAATCAAAGTAGGTGATAAAGTAGCTGGAAGACATGGGAATAAGGgtatcatttcaaaaattttgcCTAGACAAGATATGCCCTATTTGCAAGATGGAACACCTGTTGATATGGTCTTCAACCCATTAGGAGTACCATCACGAATGAATGTGGGACAGATATTTGAATGCTCGCTCGGGTTAGCGGGGGATCTGCTAAAGAGACATTATAGAATAGCACCTTTTGATGAGAGATATGAGCAAGAGGCTTCGAGAAAACTAGTGTTTTCCGAATTATATGAAGCCAGTAAGCAAACAAAAAATCCATGGGTATTTGAACCCGAATATCCGGGAAAAAGCAGAATATTTGATGGAAGAACAGGAAATCCTTTTGAACAACCTGTTCTAATAGGAAAgtcctatattttaaaattaattcatcAAGTTGATGATAAAATCCATGGACGTTCTAGTGGACATTACGCACTTGTTACACAACAACCCCTTAGAGGAAGGGCGAAGCAAGGGGGACAACGAGTAGGGGAAATGGAAGTTTGGGCTCTAGAGGGATTTGGTGTTGCTCATATTTTACAAGAGATGCTTACTTATAAATCTGATCATATTAGAGCTCGTCAAGAAGTACTTGGTGCTACgatcattggaggaagagtatctAACCCAGAAGATGCTCCAGAATCTTTTCGATTGCTCGTTCGAGAACTACGATCTTTAGCTCTAGAACTGAATCATTTCCTTGTATCTGAGAAGAACTTCCAGATTAATAGGAAGGAAGCTTGA